The Campylobacter sp. CN_NE2 region GAAGAAGTAAGCGTTAGCCATATTTTGGTTGAAGATGAAAAAGTCGCAAAAGAGTTAATCGCAAGTTTAGCAAAAGCTAAAAAAGAGAGCTTAAAAGATGAATTTAAAAAACTTGCAACAGAAAAATCGATAGATCCAAGTGCCAAAGAAAATGGCGGAGATTTAGGCTCTGTTCGCAAAGGTATCTTTGTGCAAGAATTTGAAGATGCTGCATTTGCTCTAAAAGACGGCGAAATCTCAAAAGAGCCTGTAAAAACGCAATTTGGCTACCATGTAATCTATAAACAAGGAAGCAAAAAAGCCGAAAAAATGCCTTTTGACGGACTCAAAGAGCGCATTAAAGAAGGTTTAAAAGGTCAAAAATTCAAAGAAACATTGGATAAAAAAGCCGATGATTTATTTGAAAAAGCAAAAGTTGAATACAAAATGCCTTTACCTGCGCCAAAGGCTGATGAAAAAGCAGCTCCTGCTAAAAAATAATTTTTAAAATCTTGCGAATTTAATGCTATTTTTGTGTTAAATTCGCCTTTTTAAATTCACAGAAAAAGGTCAAATTTGCTCTCACAAATTATCGAATTTATCGTTTCAACCGTCAGCTCATGGGGATATATCGGAATTTTTTGCATGATGTTTTTAGAAAGTAGCTTTTTCCCGTTTCCTAGCGAAGTAGCGATGATTCCGGCTGGTTATTTAGCCAGTAAAGGCGAAATGAATTTATCGGCGGCATTTTTATGTGGA contains the following coding sequences:
- a CDS encoding peptidylprolyl isomerase; amino-acid sequence: MKKFLFTTLSLAVAMSLNAAVLATAGDISVSDEDIAPLVEAQSMHAMGAEPSKITDEDKKNIVDSYIKYKLLMKEAKASGIEDSAEFKKQIELAKEGIIFNMWQENEFKKVSVSDEEAKKYYDENGDIFTNPEEVSVSHILVEDEKVAKELIASLAKAKKESLKDEFKKLATEKSIDPSAKENGGDLGSVRKGIFVQEFEDAAFALKDGEISKEPVKTQFGYHVIYKQGSKKAEKMPFDGLKERIKEGLKGQKFKETLDKKADDLFEKAKVEYKMPLPAPKADEKAAPAKK